The following are encoded in a window of Panicum virgatum strain AP13 chromosome 5N, P.virgatum_v5, whole genome shotgun sequence genomic DNA:
- the LOC120672136 gene encoding zinc finger protein GAI-ASSOCIATED FACTOR 1-like: MSGAAARECAGSFSSVSSNNTASREVEEEFLHHQQRQFHIKPLLGSPPEMGTDDGDLQRVTGPSEPPPALPTVKKKRSLPGTPDPSAEVIALSPRTLMATNRFVCEICHKGFQRDQNLQLHRRGHNLPWKLRQRGGGADAAGGPPRKRVYVCPKASCVHHNPARALGDLTGIKKHYCRKHGEKKWKCERCAKRYAVHSDWKAHAKVCGTREYKCDCGTVFSRRDSFVTHRAFCDALAEENNKLAQPMNMATVASALQGQAAHHLAFPPSHSHLQEADAAEDDAADDFALDTKSPQLRMLPPAMSDDAAAPLLPPLSMAGCMLSSLAAARPAPSPSAAFFTGARIGLDGPSDPSRSMGGGFSATASMSATALLQKAAEMGATTGGGGYGYGAGFATVGFGPMLGGPDRLPAMSPFGPLKADPPPYDGLPLGHAQLVGLDAGRLLPGQLYYGGSNGGAVGSMMHGAYGSSAADDGSLMHGGQQQQTTEHRRPDGLRVVDYLGVDDQRTFSGSGVSPFGPHLGPWA, translated from the exons ATGTCGGGAGCGGCTGCAAGGGAGTGTGCCGGCAGCTTCTCTTCTGTGAGCAGCAATAATACAGCTAGCAGGGAGGTGGAGGAAGAGTTCTTGCATCATCAACAGCGGCAGTTCCACATCAAGCCGCTCCTCGGTAGCCCGCCGGAGATGGGCACCGACGACGGTGATCTCCAGCGCGTCACCGGCCCATCGGAGCCGCCGCCTGCCCTGCCGacggtgaagaagaagagaagcctTCCGGGGACACCAG ACCCTAGCGCGGAGGTGATCGCGCTGTCGCCGCGGACGCTGATGGCGACGAACCGGTTCGTGTGCGAGATCTGCCACAAGGGTTTCCAGCGCGACCAGAACCTGCAGCTCCACCGGCGCGGGCACAACCTGCCGTGGAAGctgcggcagcgcggcggcggcgcggacgccgCGGGCGGCCCGCCGAGGAAGCGCGTGTACGTGTGCCCGAAGGCGTCGTGCGTGCACCACAACCCAGCGCGCGCGCTGGGCGACCTCACGGGCATCAAGAAGCACTACTGCCGCAAGCACGGCGAGAAGAAGTGGAAGTGCGAGCGCTGCGCCAAGCGCTACGCCGTGCACTCGGACTGGAAGGCGCACGCCAAGGTCTGCGGCACCCGCGAGTACAAGTGCGACTGCGGCACCGTCTTCTCCAG GCGAGACAGCTTCGTGACGCACAGGGCGTTCTGCGACGCCCTGGCCGAGGAGAACAACAAGCTGGCGCAGCCCATGAACATGGCCACCGTGGCCTCGGCCCTCCAGGGTCAGGCGGCACACCACCTCGCCTTCCCGCCGTCCCACTCCCACCTGCAGGAGGCCGACGCCGCCGAGGACGACGCCGCCGACGACTTCGCCCTCGACACCAAGAGCCCGCAGCTCAGGATGCTCCCCCCGGCCATGtccgacgacgccgccgccccgctcctGCCGCCGCTCAGCATGGCCGGCTGCATGCTCtccagcctcgccgccgcgaggCCTGCGCCCTCGCCGTCGGCAGCCTTCTTCACCGGCGCCAGGATAGGGCTCGACGGGCCTAGCGATCCCAGCAGAAGCATGGGCGGTGGCttctcggcgacggcgagcatgTCCGCGACGGCGCTGCTGCAGAAGGCCGCGGAGATGGGCGCgaccacgggcggcggcggctatggcTATGGCGCGGGCTTCGCCACCGTCGGCTTCGGACCCATGTTGGGTGGGCCTGACCGTCTGCCCGCCATGAGTCCGTTTGGGCCTCTGAAGGCTGATCCGCCGCCGTATGATGGGCTGCCGTTGGGCCATGCACAGCTGGTTGGGCTGGACGCAGGCAGGCTGCTGCCGGGTCAGCTCTACTACGGTGGCAGCAACGGTGGTGCGGTCGGCTCGATGATGCACGGTGCATACGGGTCATCAGCAGCAGACGACGGATCGCTGATGCACggtggccagcagcagcagacgaCGGAGCACCGGCGGCCCGACGGCCTGCGCGTCGTGGATTACCTCGGCGTCGACGACCAAAGGACCTTCAGTGGTAGTGGTGTGAGCCCATTTGGGCCTCACCTAGGTCCATGGGCCTAG